The following proteins are co-located in the Amycolatopsis tolypomycina genome:
- a CDS encoding hydroxyacid-oxoacid transhydrogenase, which produces MTATEHETVFTYGAPALKYGTGASDEIGYDLTQYGAHRVLVVTDPQVAATGWPQRIADGIAGYGIQAEIFDGVHVEPTDVSMQKAVDFARGTGPYDAFVAVGGGSAIDTAKAANLLTSNDGDLMDYVNAPVGGGRAPARPLKPLVAVPTTTGTGSESTTVCVLDVLSLRVKSGISHLRLRPTLAVVDPRLTVSQPPAVTAASGMDILCHAAESYTAKPYTEFERKRPELRVPYCGANPLADMFAEQSLRLLSWALPAAVRDGSDVKAREAMALAATFAGLGFGNAGVHIPHANAYPIAGQVRDFHPDGYPGEEPMVPHGMAVSLTAPAAFRFTFDAAPDRHLRVARLLAPDFEWPGDFADHLPAVLIDLVRQIGIPDGIGAVGYTESDVDSLVEGTLKQQRLLATAPREASADDLSEILRGSVSLW; this is translated from the coding sequence TTGACCGCCACCGAACATGAAACTGTTTTTACTTATGGCGCACCGGCGTTGAAGTACGGCACCGGAGCCAGCGACGAGATCGGCTACGACCTCACCCAGTACGGCGCCCACCGCGTGCTCGTGGTGACGGACCCCCAGGTCGCCGCGACGGGCTGGCCCCAGCGCATAGCCGACGGCATAGCGGGCTACGGCATCCAGGCCGAGATCTTCGACGGCGTACACGTCGAGCCCACCGATGTCAGCATGCAGAAGGCGGTTGACTTCGCCCGCGGAACCGGCCCGTACGACGCCTTCGTCGCCGTCGGCGGCGGCTCAGCGATCGACACAGCCAAGGCCGCGAACCTCTTGACGAGCAACGACGGCGACCTGATGGACTACGTCAACGCCCCCGTCGGCGGCGGCCGCGCCCCAGCCAGGCCGTTGAAGCCGCTGGTCGCGGTGCCCACCACCACCGGCACGGGCTCGGAGAGCACCACGGTCTGCGTCCTGGACGTGCTGTCCCTGCGCGTCAAGAGCGGAATCAGCCACCTCCGGCTGCGCCCGACCCTGGCGGTTGTCGACCCCCGGCTCACCGTCAGCCAGCCACCCGCGGTGACGGCCGCCAGCGGCATGGACATCCTTTGCCACGCGGCCGAGAGCTACACCGCCAAGCCGTACACCGAGTTCGAGCGCAAGCGCCCGGAACTGCGCGTGCCGTACTGCGGCGCGAACCCGCTGGCCGACATGTTCGCCGAGCAGTCACTCCGGTTGCTGTCGTGGGCCCTCCCGGCCGCCGTGCGCGACGGTTCCGACGTCAAGGCCCGCGAGGCCATGGCCCTAGCCGCGACGTTCGCCGGGCTCGGGTTCGGCAACGCCGGCGTGCACATCCCGCACGCGAACGCCTATCCGATCGCCGGCCAGGTGAGGGATTTCCACCCGGACGGCTACCCGGGCGAAGAACCCATGGTGCCGCACGGCATGGCCGTCTCCCTGACAGCGCCCGCCGCGTTCCGCTTCACCTTCGACGCGGCACCGGACCGCCACCTGCGCGTCGCCCGCCTCCTGGCACCCGACTTCGAGTGGCCCGGCGACTTCGCCGACCACCTGCCCGCGGTGCTGATCGACCTGGTGCGGCAAATCGGCATCCCGGACGGCATCGGCGCCGTCGGTTACACGGAGTCCGATGTGGACTCCCTCGTGGAGGGAACCCTCAAGCAGCAGCGGCTGCTGGCCACCGCACCACGCGAGGCATCCGCGGACGACCTGTCCGAGATCCTCCGCGGATCGGTGTCGCTGTGGTGA
- a CDS encoding thiamine pyrophosphate-binding protein, with product MGATVAQTAVRILTEARVRRVYAVVGESFLELLDALQREREITLVSARHDAGAAFMAEAEGKLTERPAVLLASRGPSAASLAIGVQTAYQDETPMVVLLETPAIEPVPSSSGELPTSDLTAMFESIAKSTLRVTDPDGLPGLLAHALTTSQEGRPGPVVLGVPCDIWGMPYDAAKPMARVRPPASGTLGRSADAVAQLVDEAKYPVVIVGGRARSARDELIAVADELALPVYNAFRRQDAFPENHARYAGHLGLGIPARQLDALERADLVLALGTQLDEVTTQAYRYPTAQQTLVMVGTGIDVSPKRRGLTFRVDSEVEPFLRELREVASPRTRRASAANAAVHTFMTPPDTSGNTRVHPVDVVRALRKLAPEDTIVTSDAGNFAQFMHRYWCFTAPRSQLGPSNAAMGYAVPAAVAAKLAEPRRTVVAMVGDAGTLMTGQEIETAVRYRAPVMVVVFQNGVHGALAMHQARTYGRLTGVSIPLTDFASWARGLGAAGYTVDDREELEPIIASALVRQRPCVIDVRTDPDVVTPDVRISALLAQARPQPPVQ from the coding sequence CTGGGAGCGACCGTCGCCCAGACGGCCGTGCGGATCCTGACCGAGGCGCGTGTCCGCCGTGTGTACGCGGTGGTCGGTGAGTCCTTCCTGGAGCTGCTCGACGCCCTGCAGCGGGAGCGGGAGATCACGCTGGTCTCGGCGCGCCACGATGCGGGCGCGGCGTTCATGGCGGAGGCCGAAGGGAAGCTCACCGAACGTCCCGCCGTGCTGCTCGCCAGCCGGGGGCCGAGCGCGGCGAGCCTCGCCATCGGCGTCCAAACGGCGTACCAGGACGAGACACCGATGGTCGTGCTGCTGGAGACGCCGGCGATCGAACCCGTGCCGTCTTCGTCCGGGGAGCTGCCGACTTCCGACCTGACAGCCATGTTCGAGTCGATCGCCAAGTCGACATTGCGGGTGACCGACCCGGACGGGCTGCCGGGGCTGCTCGCGCACGCGCTGACGACGTCGCAGGAAGGGCGGCCCGGACCGGTCGTGCTCGGCGTGCCCTGTGACATCTGGGGGATGCCCTACGACGCGGCGAAGCCGATGGCGCGGGTGCGGCCGCCGGCGTCCGGGACGCTGGGCCGTTCGGCGGACGCCGTGGCGCAGCTGGTGGACGAGGCCAAGTACCCCGTCGTCATCGTCGGGGGGCGGGCGCGGTCGGCTCGGGACGAGCTGATCGCCGTTGCCGACGAGCTCGCGCTGCCCGTCTACAACGCCTTCCGGCGGCAGGACGCCTTCCCGGAAAACCATGCCCGCTACGCCGGTCACCTCGGGCTCGGCATCCCGGCCCGGCAGCTGGACGCGCTCGAGCGCGCCGACCTGGTGCTCGCGCTCGGCACCCAGCTCGACGAGGTGACGACGCAGGCCTACCGGTACCCGACCGCGCAGCAGACGCTGGTCATGGTCGGCACCGGCATCGATGTCAGCCCGAAACGGCGGGGGCTGACCTTCCGCGTCGACTCCGAGGTCGAGCCGTTCCTGCGGGAGCTGCGGGAGGTGGCGTCGCCGCGGACGAGGCGGGCTTCGGCGGCGAACGCGGCCGTCCACACCTTCATGACCCCGCCCGACACCAGCGGGAACACGCGGGTGCACCCCGTCGACGTCGTCCGCGCGCTGCGGAAGCTGGCGCCCGAGGACACCATCGTGACCAGCGACGCGGGGAACTTCGCGCAGTTCATGCACCGCTACTGGTGCTTCACGGCACCGCGCAGCCAGCTCGGTCCGAGCAACGCCGCGATGGGGTACGCCGTGCCGGCGGCCGTTGCCGCGAAACTCGCCGAGCCGCGGCGGACCGTCGTGGCCATGGTCGGGGACGCCGGGACGCTGATGACCGGGCAGGAGATCGAAACGGCCGTCCGGTACCGGGCGCCGGTGATGGTGGTCGTCTTCCAGAACGGCGTGCACGGCGCCCTCGCGATGCACCAGGCCCGCACGTACGGCCGGCTCACCGGGGTCTCCATCCCGCTGACCGACTTCGCGTCCTGGGCGCGTGGACTGGGCGCGGCCGGGTACACCGTGGACGATCGAGAAGAACTCGAGCCCATCATCGCCAGCGCGCTCGTGCGGCAGCGGCCGTGCGTCATCGACGTGCGGACGGACCCCGACGTCGTTACTCCGGACGTGCGGATCTCGGCCCTGCTCGCGCAGGCACGTCCGCAACCTCCCGTCCAGTAA
- a CDS encoding cold-shock protein has protein sequence MTQGTVKWFNSEKGFGFITPDNGGGDVFVHYSEIQGNGFRTLEENARVEFEIGQGQKGPQATSVTVI, from the coding sequence ATGACTCAGGGCACTGTGAAGTGGTTCAACTCCGAGAAGGGGTTCGGCTTCATCACCCCCGACAACGGTGGCGGCGACGTCTTCGTTCACTACAGCGAGATCCAGGGTAACGGCTTCCGTACCCTCGAGGAGAACGCTCGCGTCGAGTTCGAGATCGGCCAGGGCCAGAAGGGCCCGCAGGCCACGTCGGTCACCGTGATCTGA
- a CDS encoding heavy-metal-associated domain-containing protein translates to MIEHVYTVSGMSCGHCAQSVTEEITALPGVAEVDVDVPAGRVTVRAEAALVEDDVRAAVAGAGFTFEGAVDLVP, encoded by the coding sequence ATGATCGAGCACGTTTACACCGTTTCCGGGATGAGCTGCGGGCACTGCGCCCAGTCGGTGACCGAGGAAATCACCGCACTGCCCGGAGTGGCCGAAGTGGACGTCGACGTCCCGGCCGGCCGGGTCACCGTGCGCGCCGAGGCCGCTCTCGTCGAAGACGACGTCCGGGCCGCGGTCGCGGGAGCCGGTTTCACTTTCGAAGGCGCCGTCGACCTGGTTCCGTAG